One window from the genome of Nicotiana tomentosiformis chromosome 5, ASM39032v3, whole genome shotgun sequence encodes:
- the LOC104114109 gene encoding sedoheptulose-1,7-bisphosphatase, chloroplastic-like, with the protein MIMETSVTCCARTTALLPNISSQHSTSLAAPRSISPSFSSRSLKSSSLFGESLRLAPKSSLKVSRTKNSSLVTKCEIGDSLEEFLTKSTSDKGLIRLMMCMGEAIRTIAFKVRTASCGGTACVNSFGDEQLAVDMLADKLLFEALTYSHFCKYACSEEVPELQDMGGPVEGGFSVAFDPLDGSSIVDTNFTVGTIFGVWPGDKLTGITGRDQVAAAMGIYGPRTTYVLALKDIPGTHEFLLLDEGKWQHVKDTTEIGEGKMFSPGNLRATFDNPDYAKLIDYYVKEKYTLRYTGGMVPDVNQIIVKEKGVFTNVISPTTKAKLRLLFEVAPLGFLIEKAGGYSSDGKQSVLDRVVINLDDRTQVAYGSKNEIIRFEETLYGSSRLKSAEAVGAAA; encoded by the exons ATGATAATGGAGACTAGTGTCACATGCTGTGCAAGGACAACAGCTCTACTCCCAAATATTTCTTCTCAACATTCAACTTCACTTGCAGCTCCAAGGTCTATTTCCCCTTCATTCAGCTCCAGG AGTCTGAAATCAAGCTCACTATTTGGGGAATCATTACGCCTCGCGCCAAAATCATCACTTAAGGTTTCTAGGACCAAAAACTCTTCCCTGGTGACTAAATGTGAGATTGGTGATAGTCTG GAAGAATTTCTTACAAAATCAACCTCAGATAAGGGGTTGATTAGGCTGATGATGTGCATGGGAGAAGCAATTAGAACAATTGCCTTCAAAGTCAGAACAGCTTCTTGTGGAGGAACTGCTTGTGTCAATTCTTTTGGAGATGAGCAACTTGCAGTCGATATGCTTGCCGATAAGCTTCTCTTTGAG GCCTTGACTTATTCACACTTTTGCAAATATGCTTGTTCTGAGGAAGTTCCTGAGCTCCAAGACATGGGTGGCCCTGTTGAAG GAGGATTTAGTGTTGCTTTTGATCCACTTGACGGATCCAGCATTGTGGATACAAACTTCACAGTCGGAACAATCTTTGGCGTTTGGCCTGGGGATAAACTAACCGGGATCACAGGAAGAGATCAAGTCGCAGCAGCAATGGGGATATATGGACCGCGAACCACATATGTTCTTGCTCTTAAAGATATTCCCGGGACCCATGAATTCCTCCTCCTTGATGAAG GAAAATGGCAACATGTCAAGGATACAACAGAAATTGGAGAAGGAAAAATGTTTTCTCCTGGAAATTTGAGAGCCACATTTGACAATCCTGATTATGCTAAG CTGATAGATTACTATGTCAAAGAGAAATACACCTTGAGATACACTGGAGGAATGGTTCCTGATGTAAACCAG ATAATAGTGAAGGAGAAGGGTGTTTTCACAAATGTGATATCTCCAACTACCAAGGCGAAACTGAGATTGCTCTTTGAAGTGGCACCATTAGGATTCTTGATTGAGAAAGCTGGCGGTTACAGTAGCGATGGGAAACAGTCGGTTCTTGACAGAGTGGTTATTAATCTTGATGATAGGACTCAAGTTGCTTATGGTTCAAAGAATGAAATTATCCGCTTTGAAGAAACACTCTACGGATCATCTAGGCTTAAGTCTGCTGAGGCAGTTGGTGCTGCTGCTTGA